A DNA window from Bacillus andreraoultii contains the following coding sequences:
- a CDS encoding cyclase family protein, which produces MSNNIANENIYLLKALQFLKEKKWVDLTHSFGPESPHFSAFDHAEFKTLFTHEDGFFAQQFSFAGQYGTHIDAPIHFVPNRRFLEDLSLKELVLPLVVIDKSEEVAKNPDFILSVGDILQFEEEYGKIEAGTFVALRTDWSKRWPNVEAFNNKDAEGNNHTPGWGLEALKFLFEERRVKAIGHETFDTDASVDYQKNGKLVGEYYVLDQDTYQIELLTNLDKVPAKGAIIFNIVAKPEKASGFPVRSFAILP; this is translated from the coding sequence ATGTCTAATAATATTGCGAATGAGAACATTTACTTACTGAAAGCTTTACAGTTTTTAAAAGAAAAAAAATGGGTCGATCTCACACATTCATTTGGTCCAGAGTCACCACATTTTTCAGCATTTGATCATGCCGAATTCAAAACATTATTTACCCATGAAGATGGATTTTTTGCTCAACAATTTTCCTTTGCTGGACAGTATGGTACGCATATCGATGCACCAATCCATTTTGTACCGAATCGCCGTTTTTTAGAGGATTTAAGCTTAAAGGAACTTGTTCTACCACTTGTCGTTATTGATAAATCTGAAGAAGTTGCTAAAAATCCAGATTTCATATTATCGGTTGGGGATATTTTACAATTTGAAGAAGAGTACGGAAAAATTGAAGCAGGAACATTTGTTGCACTGCGTACGGACTGGAGTAAGCGTTGGCCTAATGTTGAAGCTTTTAACAATAAAGATGCGGAAGGGAACAACCACACACCTGGTTGGGGATTAGAAGCATTGAAGTTCTTATTTGAGGAAAGAAGAGTAAAAGCAATTGGACATGAAACATTTGATACAGATGCAAGTGTCGACTATCAGAAAAATGGTAAACTTGTCGGTGAGTATTACGTTTTGGATCAAGATACGTATCAAATTGAACTATTGACGAATTTAGACAAAGTTCCTGCAAAAGGGGCAATTATTTTTAACATCGTGGCGAAACCGGAAAAAGCATCTGGGTTTCCTGTCCGCTCATTTGCAATTTTGCCATAA
- a CDS encoding cytochrome ubiquinol oxidase subunit I, which yields MEEVLLARIQFASTTLFHFIFVPLSIGLAFIIAVMETLYVVKKEEIYKKMSKFWGKLFLINFAVGVVTGIIQEFQFGMNWSDYSRFVGDVFGAPLAIEALLAFFMESTFIGLWIFGWDKLPKKLHLASIWLVSIGTMLSALWILAANSFMQNPVGYAVANGRAEMNDFFAVITNPKLLVSFPHTIFASLCTAAFLLIGISAWNLIKKRDLKFFKKSMNISLIIGLISTLGIAFSGHSQSQYLVEAQPMKMAAAEGIWENTPDPAPWTVIASIDTENQKNNWSIEIPYMLSFLSYGKFSGDLPGMQALQTQYEDQFGEGNYIPPVKTTFWSFRIMVGTGGLMILLCIIGLVLQYRKKLETSVRFLKWLIPALFLPYIANSAGWIMSEIGRQPWVVNGLMLTESGVSPSVSSGQILFSLISFSLIYTLLAIAMVYLFIKTIKQGPNEVTKNDTTATDPFDAGQGRAVKWN from the coding sequence ATGGAAGAAGTCTTGTTAGCACGGATTCAGTTTGCATCAACAACATTGTTTCACTTCATTTTTGTTCCATTATCCATCGGTCTAGCATTTATTATCGCCGTAATGGAAACGTTGTATGTTGTAAAAAAAGAAGAAATCTACAAAAAAATGTCAAAGTTTTGGGGAAAGTTGTTTTTAATTAACTTTGCAGTAGGGGTAGTAACTGGGATCATCCAAGAATTCCAATTTGGGATGAACTGGTCTGATTACTCACGGTTTGTTGGTGATGTTTTCGGTGCACCGCTCGCAATCGAAGCATTACTTGCATTCTTTATGGAGTCGACATTTATTGGCTTATGGATTTTCGGCTGGGATAAGCTGCCAAAAAAACTCCATTTAGCGAGTATTTGGCTGGTGTCTATCGGTACGATGCTTTCTGCGCTTTGGATACTGGCGGCAAACTCGTTTATGCAAAACCCAGTCGGATATGCTGTTGCAAATGGTCGGGCTGAAATGAATGACTTTTTTGCTGTAATCACAAATCCAAAATTATTAGTTTCATTCCCACACACCATTTTTGCAAGTCTTTGTACAGCAGCATTTTTACTAATCGGAATATCAGCCTGGAACTTAATTAAAAAACGTGACTTAAAATTCTTTAAAAAATCAATGAACATTTCTCTTATTATTGGTTTAATTTCAACACTAGGTATTGCTTTCTCTGGTCACTCACAATCACAATATTTAGTAGAAGCACAACCAATGAAAATGGCAGCTGCAGAAGGGATTTGGGAAAATACACCAGATCCAGCTCCATGGACAGTTATTGCAAGTATTGATACTGAAAATCAAAAAAATAACTGGTCAATTGAAATTCCTTATATGTTAAGTTTCTTATCTTACGGAAAATTCTCTGGGGATCTTCCAGGAATGCAAGCATTACAAACACAATATGAAGATCAGTTCGGTGAAGGAAACTATATCCCACCTGTAAAAACAACATTTTGGAGCTTCCGTATCATGGTTGGTACAGGCGGATTAATGATTTTATTATGCATCATTGGTTTAGTATTACAATATCGTAAAAAACTTGAAACAAGCGTACGGTTCTTAAAATGGTTAATCCCAGCATTATTTTTACCATATATTGCAAATTCAGCTGGTTGGATTATGTCAGAAATAGGTCGTCAACCATGGGTAGTGAATGGTCTCATGTTAACAGAAAGTGGTGTATCACCAAGTGTAAGCTCGGGACAAATCCTCTTCTCGTTAATTTCATTTTCATTAATTTATACACTGCTTGCCATTGCCATGGTCTATTTGTTCATAAAAACAATAAAACAAGGTCCAAATGAAGTAACAAAAAATGATACAACAGCAACAGATCCTTTTGATGCTGGTCAAGGGAGGGCTGTCAAATGGAATTAA
- the cydB gene encoding cytochrome d ubiquinol oxidase subunit II: MELTELWFLLIGVLWVGFIFLEGFDFGVGMSTQFLAKNEMEKRVLINTIGPHWDANEVWLLTAGGAMFAAFPHWYASLFSGYYLPFVLLLLALIARGVAFEFRGKQDSVKWKKTWDWSIFLGSLIPPFLVGVLFTGLIKGLPIDKNMNLHASFFGDMVNFYTLVGGIAFVLLSYLHGLMFITMKTDGDLRARARKQALKLYWITGAVIVLFIALTGVYTNAFTNRGAIIIPMYAIAVVLYLALYKLVKDKKEGFSFTSTGLILVLVTASFFIALFPNVMIATDVANNITIYDAASGAYSLKVMTIVALTMVPIVLAYTIWSYYIFRKRVTHKEHLEY, translated from the coding sequence ATGGAATTAACTGAACTATGGTTTTTATTAATTGGTGTGTTATGGGTTGGTTTTATTTTCTTGGAAGGTTTTGACTTCGGTGTAGGAATGAGTACACAGTTTTTAGCGAAAAATGAAATGGAAAAGCGTGTATTAATCAATACGATTGGACCACACTGGGATGCTAATGAAGTTTGGTTATTAACGGCTGGTGGAGCGATGTTTGCTGCATTTCCACATTGGTATGCATCTCTCTTTAGTGGGTACTATTTACCTTTTGTTCTACTTTTACTAGCGCTTATTGCTAGAGGTGTGGCATTTGAATTTCGTGGAAAACAAGATAGTGTAAAATGGAAAAAAACATGGGATTGGTCCATTTTCTTAGGAAGTTTAATTCCTCCATTTTTAGTAGGTGTGTTGTTCACAGGTTTAATTAAAGGTTTACCAATAGACAAAAATATGAACTTACATGCATCATTTTTTGGAGATATGGTGAACTTTTATACATTAGTAGGTGGAATCGCGTTTGTATTGCTTTCTTACTTGCATGGTTTAATGTTTATTACAATGAAAACGGATGGAGATCTTCGTGCTCGTGCGCGGAAACAAGCGTTGAAACTATATTGGATAACGGGTGCGGTCATCGTATTATTTATTGCATTAACTGGTGTGTATACTAACGCGTTTACAAATAGAGGTGCCATTATTATTCCAATGTACGCTATTGCTGTTGTTTTATATCTTGCCTTATATAAATTGGTTAAAGATAAAAAAGAAGGTTTCAGCTTTACATCGACAGGCTTAATATTAGTGCTTGTCACTGCATCGTTTTTCATTGCTCTTTTCCCAAATGTGATGATTGCAACCGATGTGGCGAATAATATTACCATTTATGATGCAGCATCTGGAGCTTATTCGCTAAAGGTAATGACAATCGTTGCGTTAACGATGGTTCCGATTGTATTAGCGTATACCATTTGGAGTTACTATATTTTTAGAAAACGTGTGACACATAAGGAGCATTTAGAATACTAA
- the cydC gene encoding thiol reductant ABC exporter subunit CydC, protein MKNFNTYIRPYIKQYRFLMFITVILGFLTFFTASMLTFTSGYLITRAAERPYNILMLYVPIVMVRAFGIARPVVRYMERLTGHNSVLKILANMRVRLYDALEPQALFIRSRFQTGDLVGTLADDIEHLQDAYIRTIFPTIVALFLFVFSVVSLAIFDPLFSLWIAFCLLIIIVVFPLISLYKLKKQQIEVKEKRNRLYQLFTDAVLGISDWMISGQKQRFITQFMEESEATNKVEKKLDHWNHARTFQLQLISGLILITVGIWAGFQAVDGKIVPAYIASFTLVTLPILEGLIPVSNAIEKIPAYEESLARLEKIDQYRDLVIEESDSKSIPSTPTIKLKGIRYSYGAGDALKNIHLTINYGEKVALIGKSGAGKSTLLQLLIGELQPQVGTLLIGDLTPASYGDGIHDVVSVLNQKPYLFATTVENNIRLGKQDATEEEIKEVIRKVKLDEYILSLPKGLKTQMEESGQRFSGGERQRIALARILLKDTPVVILDEPTVGLDPLTERDLLNTIFETLAGKTVIFITHHLMGMEQMDQILFLDKGVISMSGTHQSLLMTNERYRNLYELDFGK, encoded by the coding sequence ATGAAAAATTTCAATACCTATATTCGACCTTATATAAAACAGTATCGCTTTTTAATGTTTATAACGGTGATCCTTGGTTTTTTAACTTTTTTTACAGCATCAATGCTTACCTTCACTTCTGGCTATTTAATTACCCGAGCTGCGGAAAGGCCATATAATATTTTAATGCTGTACGTTCCGATTGTTATGGTTAGGGCGTTTGGAATTGCAAGGCCAGTCGTTCGTTATATGGAGCGGTTAACCGGGCACAATTCCGTATTGAAAATTTTAGCAAATATGCGTGTGCGGTTGTATGATGCCCTTGAACCACAAGCATTATTTATTCGTTCCCGTTTCCAGACAGGAGACTTAGTTGGAACGTTAGCCGATGATATTGAACATTTACAAGATGCTTACATCCGAACGATTTTCCCAACGATTGTCGCATTATTTTTGTTTGTATTTTCCGTAGTATCGTTGGCAATCTTTGATCCACTGTTTTCGCTATGGATTGCCTTTTGTCTTTTAATAATCATTGTTGTTTTTCCACTTATTTCCTTATATAAGTTAAAAAAGCAACAAATTGAAGTGAAGGAAAAGCGAAATCGGCTATATCAATTATTTACCGATGCTGTTTTAGGAATTAGTGACTGGATGATTAGTGGTCAAAAACAGCGATTTATTACTCAATTTATGGAAGAAAGTGAAGCGACGAATAAAGTAGAGAAAAAATTGGATCACTGGAATCATGCTCGAACTTTTCAATTACAACTGATTTCTGGATTGATTTTAATTACCGTCGGCATTTGGGCTGGTTTTCAAGCGGTAGATGGAAAAATAGTACCGGCATATATTGCGTCTTTTACGTTAGTAACATTACCAATATTAGAAGGCTTAATTCCGGTTTCCAATGCTATTGAAAAAATACCTGCTTATGAAGAATCTTTAGCTCGATTGGAAAAAATTGATCAATATCGTGATTTGGTTATAGAAGAATCGGATTCAAAAAGCATTCCATCGACACCGACGATTAAACTGAAAGGTATTCGTTATTCGTACGGGGCAGGTGATGCTCTAAAGAATATTCATTTAACAATTAACTATGGAGAAAAAGTTGCATTAATTGGGAAAAGTGGTGCTGGGAAATCAACACTACTGCAACTGTTAATTGGAGAATTACAACCTCAAGTAGGAACATTATTGATCGGTGATTTGACTCCTGCATCGTATGGAGATGGAATCCATGATGTTGTGAGTGTATTAAATCAAAAGCCTTATCTGTTTGCAACAACCGTTGAAAATAATATCCGTTTAGGAAAACAAGATGCAACAGAGGAAGAAATAAAAGAAGTCATTCGGAAGGTAAAGCTTGACGAATATATATTGTCTTTACCTAAAGGATTAAAAACGCAAATGGAAGAATCAGGACAACGATTTTCTGGAGGTGAACGGCAACGAATTGCGCTCGCTCGAATTTTATTAAAAGACACTCCTGTTGTTATTTTAGATGAACCAACTGTCGGACTCGATCCGTTAACAGAACGAGATTTGCTAAATACGATATTTGAAACATTAGCTGGCAAAACGGTTATCTTTATTACCCATCATTTAATGGGAATGGAACAAATGGATCAGATTTTGTTTTTAGATAAAGGGGTTATATCAATGAGTGGTACCCATCAATCTTTATTAATGACAAATGAACGGTACCGGAATTTATATGAACTAGATTTCGGAAAGTGA
- a CDS encoding PstS family phosphate ABC transporter substrate-binding protein: protein MKSYKKLALFVLILGTLTLAACGPQEESSGSNNGEANPSQNTKGKVLEEMSDQLKGTITIDGSSTVYPIMEAVVEEYNMNQPNVKVSVGVSGTGGGFEAFIAGETDISNASRPIKDEEKAALKNAGIEYTEFEVAYDGLSVVVNKENDWVDYLTVDELKKIWIEDGTVKKWSDIRKGWPEEEIKFYSPGTDSGTFDYFDEVILEEQPIVKVATLSEDDNILVTGVTGDKNAIGYFGYAYYAENKDKLKVIPIDSGNGPVEPTNETVEKGDYTPLSRPLFIYVKNEAVKRPEVYHFVQFALEHAGDLSEEVGYVSLPAEKYDKNLSLLKELK from the coding sequence ATGAAATCTTATAAGAAGCTGGCACTTTTTGTACTAATCTTAGGGACACTTACACTTGCAGCATGTGGCCCACAGGAAGAATCTAGTGGAAGCAATAATGGAGAAGCGAATCCTTCACAGAATACGAAAGGCAAAGTATTAGAAGAAATGAGTGATCAGTTAAAAGGAACGATTACTATTGACGGATCTTCCACAGTTTATCCAATAATGGAAGCTGTTGTAGAAGAATACAATATGAATCAACCAAATGTGAAAGTATCTGTCGGCGTTTCTGGTACAGGTGGTGGTTTTGAAGCGTTTATTGCTGGGGAAACAGATATTTCCAATGCTTCTCGACCAATTAAGGATGAAGAAAAGGCAGCCTTAAAAAATGCTGGAATTGAATATACGGAGTTTGAAGTAGCCTATGACGGATTATCAGTAGTCGTAAATAAAGAGAACGATTGGGTTGACTATTTAACAGTTGATGAATTAAAGAAAATATGGATAGAAGATGGAACAGTAAAAAAATGGTCCGACATTCGGAAGGGATGGCCAGAAGAGGAGATTAAATTTTATTCGCCAGGAACGGATTCAGGAACATTTGATTACTTTGATGAGGTTATTTTAGAAGAACAGCCAATTGTAAAAGTTGCAACTTTATCGGAAGACGATAACATACTTGTAACGGGAGTAACAGGTGATAAAAATGCAATTGGTTACTTTGGTTATGCATATTACGCTGAAAATAAAGATAAATTGAAAGTCATTCCAATTGATAGCGGAAATGGACCGGTTGAGCCGACGAATGAAACAGTTGAAAAAGGGGACTATACTCCACTATCTCGCCCATTATTCATTTATGTGAAAAATGAAGCGGTAAAGAGACCTGAAGTGTATCATTTTGTACAATTTGCACTTGAACATGCAGGAGATTTATCGGAAGAAGTAGGTTATGTCAGTCTACCAGCAGAAAAATATGATAAGAATCTTTCTCTATTAAAAGAATTGAAATAG
- the pstA gene encoding phosphate ABC transporter permease PstA, translating into MNQKQMTSRMKLRLFKSTFFKYIFLSSTFFCLIVLAILFGRILTQGLPHLDWYFLNRLPSRKPEEAGIYTSLNGTIWLMAVVVPTTFFLGVGAAIYLEEYAKKNRFNTLIRLNISNLAGVPSVVYGLLGLTLFVRTFALGKSVLAAGFTMSLLILPVVIVSAQEAIRAVPKELREASYAMGATKWKTVLNVVLPASLPGILTGAILALSRAIGETAPLVVLGVPLFLAFLPTSVFDEFTALPIQIYNWTSRPQEEFHALAAAGIIVLLGVLIMMNVIAIIIRNKFSKRY; encoded by the coding sequence ATGAATCAGAAACAAATGACGAGTCGGATGAAGTTGCGTTTATTTAAAAGTACTTTTTTTAAATATATCTTCCTATCATCAACATTTTTCTGTCTAATAGTATTAGCTATTTTATTTGGTAGAATTTTAACTCAAGGATTACCGCATCTTGACTGGTATTTTCTTAATCGTTTACCATCGAGAAAACCAGAAGAAGCCGGAATTTACACATCACTCAATGGAACAATTTGGTTAATGGCTGTAGTCGTTCCAACAACTTTTTTCTTAGGGGTCGGTGCAGCGATTTATTTAGAGGAGTATGCGAAGAAAAACCGTTTTAATACGTTAATTCGACTGAATATATCAAATTTAGCAGGTGTTCCTTCCGTTGTTTATGGTTTACTAGGGTTAACATTATTTGTACGTACATTTGCATTAGGGAAAAGTGTCTTAGCAGCTGGTTTTACAATGAGTTTACTAATTCTTCCTGTTGTTATTGTATCCGCTCAAGAAGCCATTCGTGCGGTACCAAAAGAGTTACGAGAGGCTTCGTATGCAATGGGGGCAACAAAGTGGAAAACGGTTTTAAACGTTGTCTTACCAGCTTCTCTACCTGGTATTTTAACAGGTGCAATTCTTGCCTTGTCTCGTGCAATTGGGGAAACAGCTCCACTTGTTGTTCTTGGAGTCCCTCTATTTCTTGCGTTTTTACCAACTTCAGTTTTTGATGAATTTACTGCCTTACCAATACAAATTTATAACTGGACGAGTCGCCCGCAAGAAGAGTTTCATGCTTTAGCTGCAGCAGGAATCATCGTTCTTTTAGGTGTACTCATTATGATGAATGTAATCGCAATAATCATTCGAAATAAGTTTTCTAAACGGTATTAA
- the pstC gene encoding phosphate ABC transporter permease subunit PstC: MSTQKISTTLSIQEIIAKKKSKRKNLGDQVMPKILLLTAIISILTTLGIILTLLTETFAFFKNVSIKEFMTSDTWYPFSESGEFGILPLVSGTLTITGIAIFVAMPLGIGAAIYLSEFASNKTRRFIKPVLEVLAGIPTIVYGFFALTFVTPILQKFIPSLEIFNALSPGIVIGIMITPTIASLSEDALGSVPKAIRDGAFALGATKLEVAIKVVLPAAISGIVASSVLGFSRAIGETMIVSIAGGSTPNLRLNVTESVQTMTAYIVQVAQGDTGYGTTIYYSIYAVGFTLFIFTLLMNLVATFISRRVKEVH, from the coding sequence ATGTCCACACAAAAGATCTCAACAACACTCTCAATTCAAGAAATCATCGCTAAGAAGAAGTCGAAGAGAAAGAATTTGGGTGATCAAGTGATGCCGAAAATACTACTTCTAACAGCGATTATCTCAATCTTAACGACATTAGGGATTATTTTAACTCTTCTAACTGAGACTTTTGCCTTTTTTAAAAATGTCTCGATTAAAGAATTTATGACGAGTGATACGTGGTATCCGTTTTCTGAGTCTGGTGAGTTTGGAATTCTTCCTTTAGTTTCAGGGACATTAACGATTACAGGTATTGCTATTTTTGTAGCTATGCCACTAGGTATTGGCGCGGCAATTTATTTAAGTGAATTCGCTTCAAATAAAACGAGACGGTTTATTAAGCCGGTTTTAGAAGTTTTGGCGGGAATACCAACGATTGTCTATGGTTTTTTTGCATTAACTTTTGTTACACCAATACTTCAAAAGTTTATTCCGTCGTTGGAGATATTTAATGCACTAAGTCCGGGTATTGTTATTGGAATTATGATAACTCCAACGATTGCATCATTATCAGAAGATGCTTTAGGTTCTGTACCGAAAGCAATTCGTGATGGGGCCTTTGCCTTAGGTGCAACAAAGCTAGAAGTTGCCATAAAAGTCGTCCTTCCTGCAGCAATTTCTGGAATCGTCGCATCAAGTGTCCTTGGATTTTCACGGGCCATTGGTGAAACAATGATTGTATCGATTGCTGGCGGTTCAACACCGAATCTTCGTTTGAATGTAACTGAATCTGTCCAAACAATGACTGCCTATATCGTGCAAGTCGCACAGGGGGATACTGGATATGGTACGACTATTTATTACAGCATTTATGCAGTAGGATTTACGCTTTTTATTTTTACCTTACTAATGAACCTTGTCGCTACTTTCATTTCTCGGCGTGTGAAAGAGGTGCACTAA
- a CDS encoding MBL fold metallo-hydrolase, producing MLQHITEEIDLVTINYPSGMGETNCFLIRGENGYTIIDTGMYSKTGIQQWQEMMNSGYKIEKIVLTHVHQDHIGLAKWFQEEIGVPVVVSKLGYGEMKKYLQPNFQDRMKELVMRHGVPAIPNKIPDTSFQYDFKPDEFFEDGDEIRLGKDLYDVIWTPGHAYDHYCFYNREKKIMIIGDHILKHISPVIGLWVGEEMDLLNDYFESLDKIDKFPTDIALPGHGEIIYQLQDRIEEIRNSHEKRLRQVYRLVCENDAKTALDICLRVYDKLNLEQMLSPFMASLTRLIYLENMGKIERIEENGICKFRSLES from the coding sequence GTGTTACAACATATAACTGAAGAAATAGATTTAGTGACAATAAATTATCCTAGTGGAATGGGGGAGACAAATTGTTTTTTAATTAGAGGAGAAAATGGCTACACAATCATTGATACGGGTATGTATTCAAAAACGGGAATCCAACAATGGCAAGAAATGATGAATTCTGGGTATAAAATCGAAAAAATTGTTCTCACCCATGTTCACCAAGATCATATTGGTTTAGCGAAATGGTTTCAAGAAGAAATCGGGGTTCCAGTAGTTGTGTCAAAATTAGGCTATGGGGAAATGAAAAAGTATCTTCAACCTAATTTTCAGGACAGGATGAAGGAATTAGTGATGCGACATGGTGTTCCAGCTATTCCGAATAAAATACCAGATACAAGTTTCCAATATGATTTTAAACCGGATGAGTTTTTCGAAGACGGTGACGAGATCCGCTTAGGAAAGGACTTGTACGATGTTATTTGGACACCAGGTCATGCATATGATCATTACTGTTTTTATAACCGCGAGAAAAAAATAATGATTATTGGTGATCACATCTTAAAACACATTTCGCCAGTAATCGGTCTGTGGGTAGGGGAAGAGATGGACTTATTAAATGATTATTTTGAGTCATTGGATAAAATTGATAAATTTCCTACAGACATTGCTTTACCTGGCCATGGAGAAATAATCTATCAACTTCAAGACCGGATTGAAGAAATTCGAAACAGTCATGAGAAACGATTGCGACAAGTGTATCGACTTGTATGTGAAAATGACGCAAAAACGGCACTAGACATCTGTCTTCGTGTTTACGATAAATTAAACCTTGAACAAATGCTTAGCCCCTTTATGGCATCACTAACGCGTTTGATCTATCTAGAGAACATGGGAAAGATAGAACGAATAGAAGAAAATGGAATATGTAAGTTTCGTTCGTTGGAAAGCTAG
- the cydD gene encoding thiol reductant ABC exporter subunit CydD yields the protein MDKNLFAYKNSIKTFIIIGTLTVLQAISIIAQAWFLAKAIITVYEGAGFDALSFFCLFFIAHMIRHFLQWLKTHLAYRFADETSSQLQYQLVEKLFSLGPKTISKNGSGNIIALCLEGIPSYKTYIELFIPRFLSCLLVPTTIVIYVFTMDIASGVILLVVMPILIVFLILLGLVAQKQKDAKWENYQLLSSHFVDSLRGLVTLKFLGRSKGHRDAIYMVSDKYRISTVKTLRVAFLSSFSLDFFSSLSVAVVAVELGLRLINGHIDFFGALMILILAPEYFLPVRELGNDYHATMDGKESGEKIRKILELANQQDYRPIVKLPEWSRASRLQVTHLSKHFEEDNRTVLSNINFTVNGYKKVGIIGLSGAGKSTLIDILSGFTKPSDGTISIDGVEVPDFSVSGWQNQLTYIPQHPYIFSGTVRENIAWYHPEATEEEVIKAAEQTGILNLIEQFPHGLDEKIGQGGRALSGGEEQRIALARGLLTKRSIMFFDEPTAHLDIETEHEIKEMMVPLMEDKLVFFATHRLHWMNEMDLVLVLDGGQLVEMGTPDELLKNKSSRFSELIKIHRGEVSK from the coding sequence ATGGATAAAAATCTCTTTGCATATAAGAATAGTATCAAAACTTTTATAATTATTGGGACCTTGACAGTGCTACAAGCAATTTCGATCATTGCACAGGCATGGTTCCTTGCCAAAGCCATTATTACGGTATATGAAGGGGCAGGATTCGATGCCCTTTCCTTTTTTTGCTTATTTTTCATTGCTCATATGATAAGGCATTTTCTCCAATGGTTAAAAACTCATCTTGCATACCGGTTTGCTGATGAGACATCCTCACAATTACAATATCAATTAGTAGAAAAGTTATTTTCACTTGGTCCGAAAACAATTAGTAAAAATGGTTCTGGAAATATAATTGCTCTTTGCTTAGAAGGAATACCAAGTTATAAAACATATATTGAACTGTTTATTCCTCGATTTTTATCATGTTTACTTGTTCCTACAACAATTGTTATTTATGTATTTACGATGGATATAGCGTCTGGTGTTATTTTACTTGTCGTGATGCCAATTTTAATTGTTTTTTTAATTTTATTAGGATTAGTCGCCCAGAAGCAGAAGGACGCAAAATGGGAAAATTACCAATTGTTATCGAGTCATTTTGTCGATTCATTGCGTGGGTTAGTAACATTAAAATTTTTAGGCCGAAGTAAAGGACACCGAGATGCAATTTATATGGTAAGTGATAAATACCGGATTTCTACTGTAAAAACATTACGAGTTGCATTTTTATCATCATTCTCATTAGATTTCTTTTCTAGCTTATCCGTAGCGGTCGTGGCAGTCGAGTTAGGGTTACGTCTAATTAACGGTCATATTGACTTTTTTGGTGCCTTAATGATTTTAATTCTAGCCCCTGAGTACTTTCTACCAGTACGTGAGCTAGGAAATGATTATCATGCGACGATGGATGGAAAAGAATCCGGTGAAAAAATTAGAAAAATACTTGAGTTAGCAAATCAACAAGATTATCGTCCCATTGTAAAATTACCAGAATGGAGTCGTGCATCACGCTTGCAAGTAACCCATTTATCAAAGCATTTTGAAGAAGACAATCGAACTGTTTTATCAAATATTAATTTTACAGTTAATGGGTATAAAAAAGTAGGCATTATTGGGTTATCAGGTGCAGGGAAATCAACATTGATTGATATTTTATCAGGATTTACAAAGCCAAGTGATGGCACAATCTCTATTGATGGGGTGGAAGTCCCTGACTTTTCTGTAAGTGGTTGGCAAAATCAACTAACATACATACCACAGCATCCATATATTTTCTCAGGGACCGTTCGGGAAAATATTGCTTGGTATCATCCTGAAGCTACAGAAGAAGAAGTGATAAAAGCAGCGGAGCAAACAGGAATTTTAAACTTAATTGAGCAGTTTCCTCATGGACTTGATGAAAAAATAGGACAAGGAGGAAGAGCATTAAGCGGCGGTGAGGAACAACGTATTGCTTTAGCGAGGGGCTTATTAACGAAAAGATCGATCATGTTTTTTGACGAACCGACAGCTCATCTTGATATTGAAACGGAGCATGAAATTAAAGAGATGATGGTTCCGTTAATGGAAGATAAGCTCGTATTTTTCGCAACCCATCGACTCCATTGGATGAATGAGATGGATCTTGTTCTTGTTTTGGATGGTGGTCAACTAGTAGAAATGGGAACTCCAGATGAACTTCTAAAAAATAAAAGTAGTCGGTTTTCTGAGTTGATTAAGATTCACCGAGGGGAGGTAAGCAAATGA